Within the Limnothrix sp. FACHB-406 genome, the region CCAGGACGGTCATGGGGGCCAAACCCCAGCGTTGACCTTGGCGATTGCGATCTAACCCGCCGCGAATTTCCACACCGCGCACGGTTCCGAACTGCACGAGGTCTAGCTCCGGCACGGCGGTTTTCAGGGGGGCGGCTTCCGGATCCAGGCGATCGCGATTGGCAGGATCCGGGCTGACGGGGGCTGGGTCGAGAAAGGGCGAAAAACGCAACAGTCGCGCCTGATCCAAATCAACTAGGCCTTGCCAGGGGGCTGGCTTGGGAATAAACACCACACGCCCCATGCCCGGCACGGTGGTTTGGGCGATCGGGTGGCCCAATTGGGCATAAAACTCCTTTTCACATCCCCGGGCTAGGCGATCGATATAGAGATTAATGCCCGCAAAATCGCCTAATTGAAAGAATCGTCGAAAAAATTCCCACTCGTCCCTGCGAAAACAGCGGCGCTGGCGTTGGGTTTGGTTTAAATCCGGATGATCGGGCAGGGCCAAATATTGCCAACCGGCTTCGAGGTAGGGGGTGAGCTGGCTGGGGTGCAATCGCCCCAAGTATTGCCCCACGGTGGCTTTGTGGTGAAACCGGCTGAGGGCGTGGGTGCTGGGATGATGGGCAAAAAAAGGGCAGGTGCCATCGCCACTGCCCACGCCGTTTCCCCCTGTTACGCAAAAGGGCCAGTCCAAAACAGCCGTGCCCGGCTGCTGGGCCACTAGGGCCATATAGGGCTGAAAGCTGGGGTCTAGGGGTTGTGCGCGGAGCTTGAGGCCATAGCCGCCGATCAAGTCCAGCAAGCAGATGCCTGCCACGGCCAAGGCGGCCCAGCGGTTCCATTGTCGCGTTCGGGCCGATCGGCCCGCATCCGGCTGCCAACCCAGGCTGCATAGGGCCAGGACGATCGGGAAGACCACCGTACCCCGTCCGGCCACGCGATTAAACGAAAACCAGGGAAACCACTGCAAAATCGGTAAATCCCAGGGGCGATAGGCGATTAAACAGCCCATCAGCAAACCGAGGGGCACAAAAGCCGCCCACCAGCGCCGCCGTTGCCAGCAGCCGATCGCCCCCGCCAGCAACAACCCCCAGCCAACCACCCCATCAAAATCTGTTTCTAGGGGACTGGGCAGCACGGCTCGCCACCAGCCGGCCGCCGCGATCGGGTTGATTTGCGGCCAATAGGGGGCCAAAAGGCGCAGGGGATGGGCAAACCAAGCGCGATCGAAGGTGTTGCTCCAGTCCAACTCCTTGGCTAACTGCACGATGGGAATCACCGGCAGCAGATATAACCAAGCGGCCCAAATGATGAGGGCGATCAATCCCCACTCGATCGGGCGGAAGGGCGGCCAGCCATAAATCCAATAGCCAAGCCGGAGCTGCCAATCTGGGTTCTTTGCGTCTTGGTGGGCATCGGCGGCCAGCTCAATTGCTTGGGTTCGCCACCGCCACCACCTCACCGCCAACATCCATCCCCCCGACAGCACCAGCGACAGCAGCCCAAACCCTGCCACATAGCCCAAGTCCTGGCCCAAGCTCAGGAGCGCCAACGCCCCGCGCCCCAGCCACCAGGCCCGCCCGATCGCCCGGCCCCGCACAAATCGCCACACCAACACAAAATCCGTGGCCAGGCTCAGACCCAGCCAATGGACGATCGCCATGTTGCTGTGAAACGGAAACTTACAAATCAGGGCGTAGATGTTCAAAAACACCGCCCCGATCGCCGTTAAAATTGCCCGCCGTTCCCCAAAGTCCGGCTGCAAAATTCGCGCGATGCCAAAGAGGGCGATCGCCACCGACAGCAGAAAATATAGCTTCAGCCAAGGGCCCGCCCCGCCCAGACTGAAGAGCAAGGCATAGAACAAATCTCGCTCCAGACCCCAGGCCTGGAGAGCCACTTGCCCCCCGTAGGGATAAAACGCCCGATCGCTGACTAAATCGATATGCGGCAGGGGCCACCAGTGCCAATGCTCCCGCACATAAAATCCCATCGCTTCCCAGAGATCCGTGTCCCCCGCTCCCACCACCGGGAGCCAGGGCTGGGGCCCCAAAATCAAAACCCCCAGCAGACCATACAACAGCGCCGCCAACCACCACCCCTGAGGATGTTGTGTTCGGGCGCTGCGCCAGGCCGCTGCCAGGGCCTTGGTCTTAGTCTTGAATATATTCCGCACCGGTGGCCAAAGCCTGTTCTGCACGCATGAACTCTCGGCCTAAATAAGCCGCATGATCCAGCATTGAAACCGGTATCGGCTGGGTTTGTTCGAGCAATTTCACACAGAGTTCCTTGGCGGTGCGTCCGGTATAGAGGGCCTCGGCCGTGCGCGGAACAGAACCCTTCGCCGGAATCACCTTGCCGGTGACCGGATCCGTGGCCAAGCCCCGATCGTTAATCACGGTGCTGTAGTGTTTGGC harbors:
- a CDS encoding DUF4346 domain-containing protein, whose translation is MTLNSVETRQAIDDELSKRPLDLDPAGYFVIYLDREQALICAKHYSTVINDRGLATDPVTGKVIPAKGSVPRTAEALYTGRTAKELCVKLLEQTQPIPVSMLDHAAYLGREFMRAEQALATGAEYIQD